One Cryptomeria japonica chromosome 9, Sugi_1.0, whole genome shotgun sequence genomic window carries:
- the LOC131073950 gene encoding 2-methylene-furan-3-one reductase, with amino-acid sequence MAGVVAEVGKGVSKFKKGDEVYGDILEIVEGNPWQVGTLAQYTVVEEHLLALKPSNLSFEEAASLPLALQTALLAFDTVNFQKGQSVFIVGGAGGVGSLAIQLAKNVFEASRIVSTSSAGKVEFVKSLGADLVVDYTKQSYEQIDEKFDFVFDTIGESAKSHVVAKEEGKIVDITAFPPHQKAVNVVTKAHGSNLERVGKYIESGKLKAVIDPKSPYAFSDVVEAYKHQESGRARGKIVISPIE; translated from the exons ATGGCAGGAGTCGTTGCCGAGGTGGGCAAAGGCGTGTCCAAGTTTAAAAAGGGCGACGAAGTTTACGGTGACATTCTGGAAATTGTGGAGGGAAACCCTTGGCAGGTGGGTACCCTGGCTCAGTACACGGTGGTGGAAGAGCATCTGTTGGCGTTGAAGCCCAGCAATTTGTCTTTCGAGGAAGCCGCCAGTTTGCCACTTGCGCTGCAAACCGCCCTGCTGGCGTTCGACACCGTTAATTTTCAAAAGGGGCAGAGCGTTTTTATTGTGGGAGGCGCAGGAGGCGTGGGCAGCCTGGCGATCCAGCTGGCAAAGAATGTTTTCGAAGCTTCTAGAATTGTTTCGACCTCCAGTGCGGGGAAAGTGGAGTTTGTGAAAAGCCTGGGGGCAGATCTGGTGGTGGATTACACCAAGCAGAGTTACGAGCAAATAGATGAGAAATTCGATTTTGTTTTCGACACCATAG GCGAATCAGCCAAGTCTCATGTGGTTGCAAAGGAGGAGGGTAAAATAGTGGATATTACAGCATTTCCCCCGCACCAGAAAGCAGTGAACGTGGTTACGAAGGCCCATGGCAGCAATCTGGAAAGGGTGGGGAAATACATAGAGAGCGGGAAACTGAAAGCTGTGATCGACCCAAAGAGCCCTTACGCTTTTTCTGATGTTGTGGAGGCATACAAACACCAAGAGAGCGGAAGAGCGAGAGGAAAGATTGTGATTTCCCCGATTGAATGA